The Tardibacter chloracetimidivorans region TCTGGTGACGGCGACGCTGCTCAACGCCGTTCCCACTTTCGTCACTGCGCCCCTGCTGGTGCTGGTCTTCGGTCTGGCGCTGGGGTGGCTGCCCGTGTCCGGATGGCGGGACAATGGTCCTGCGGCGCTGATCCTGCCGTCGGTCGCGCTCGCCCTGCCGACGCTTGGGGCCGTAATGAAGCTCACCCGGTCGGGGCTGGCCGATGTTCTTGACCAGGATTTCATCCGCACCGCCCGCGCCAAGGGGCTGTCGCCCGCCGTCATCCTTCGCCGCCATGCGCTGAGGCCGGCGCTGATGCCGGTGGTCAGCTATCTCGGCCCGGCGGCGGCGGGGCTGCTCACCGGCGCGGTGGTGATCGAGACGGTGTTCTCTCTGCCGGGGCTGGGCCGTTATTTCGTGCAGGGCGCACTCAACCGCGACTATCCGCTCGTGCTGGGCGTGGTGGTGCTCTACGCCGCGCTCATCATCCTGTTCAACCTCATCGCCGACCTGATCTACGGCTGGCTCGATCCCCGGGTGCGGACGGGATGAGGGGTGCGGCGCTGGTCCTTGGCGGCATGCTGCTGGCGGCGCTTGTGGGGCCGCTGTTTCTCGCCTGGCCGCATGACGTCATCGACTGGAACGCGATCAGCGCCGGCATGGGCGCGCCGGGACACCTGCTGGGCACCGACAATGTAGGACGCGACCTGCTCGCCAGGACGCTGATCGGCACCCGCGTCACCCTTGGCGTCGCGCTTGCCGCCGCGCTCGTCAGCCTTCTGATCGGCGGCTTGTGGGGGGCCACGGCCGGATGGATCGGCGGCCGCACGGACGAGGCGATGATGCGTTTCGTCGATGCGCTCTACGCCTTGCCGTTCATGTTCATCGTCATCGTGCTGATGGTGCTGTTCGGGCGATCCATCCTGCTGGTGTTCATCGGCATCGGCGCGGTGGAATGGCTGACCATGGCCCGGATCGTGCGGGGCCAGACGATGGCGCTTAAGCAACGCGGCTTCGTCACGGCGGCGGAGGCGGCCGGAGCGCCGGGTCGTCTGATCGTCGCCCGCCATATCCTGCCCAATCTGGCGGGCGTGGCCTTTGCCTATCTGATGCTCACCGTGCCACAGGTGGTGATGGTGGAGAGCTTTCTTTCCTTCCTTGGCCTTGGCGTTCAGGAGCCGCTGACCTCGCTTGGCATTCTGGTGAAGGAAGGGGCGGACCAGATGGAGTTCAGGCCGCACACGCTGCTGGTGCCGGGAGCGGTGCTGGTCGCCATCCTGATCTGCCTGATGCTGCTGGGCGAGCGGCTGCGCGAACGCTTCGCCGCATGACGGTCTATGCAGTCGACGGGCTTTCGGTGCGCTTCGACGAACGCCGGGTGGTGGAGGGGTTGAGCTTTTCCGTCGCGGCCGGGGAATGCCTTGCGCTGGTGGGCGAATCCGGATCGGGCAAGAGCCAGGCGTGCCTTGCCCCCTTCGGCCTGTCGCGCGGCACGGCCGAAGGATCGGCGGTGCTCATGGGAGAGCAGCTCATCGGCCTGCCGGAGGCGCGGCTGCGGCCCCTGCGGGGGAAAGGCGCGGGCTTCGTCTTCCAGCAGCCATTGTCGGCGCTGACCCCGCATCTTCGCATCAGCGCGCAGCTTGCCGAATCCATGGGCACGCACGACAGGCAGCGCCTTGCCGGGGCGCTTGACGATGTCGGCATCGACCGGCCGGAAGAGCGGCTGCGCCAATACCCCCACCAGCTTTCGGGCGGCCAGCGCCAGCGGGTGATGATCGCAATGGCGGTTGCGCATGATCCAAGGCTCTTGATTGCCGATGAGCCGACGACCGCGCTTGACGCAATGGTCCGGCGCGAAATCCTGCGCCTCATCGACCGGCTGCGGGCGGAAAAGGGGCTTGCGGTCATCCTCGTCAGCCATGACCTTGGCCTTGTCGCCGACCATGCCGACAGGATGCTGGTGATGCGCCGTGGCGGCATGGTGGAGGAGGGGCCGGCCGCAAGGCTGCTCACCGCGCCGTCCACCGATTACGCCCGCGCGCTTGCGAACGCCGCGCCGCGCATGGATTCGCCCGCGCCCGATCTGCCGCCGGTGGGCGAGGCGTTGCTGGAGGCAAGGGGCGTCCGCGTTTCCTTTCGCCGCCCCTGCTGGCGCGGCGGATGGTTCGACGCAGTGAGCGACGCAGCGCTCGATATTCGCATTGGGGAGGCGGTGGCGCTGGTCGGCGGGTCCGGCTCCGGCAAATCGACGCTGGCGCGCGCAATCGGGGGCCTTGGGCCGATGCAGGCTGGCGAGGTGCAATGGCAAGGCCGCCTGCTCGGGCAGCGCGGGCAAATCGCCTTTGCCGACAGGCGCGGGATTCAGCTTGTGGCGCAGGACCCGGTCGATAGCCTCGACCCCCGCTGGAACGCCGCCCGGTCTGTCGCCGAAGGCCTGAACCCGCTTCACCCGCCGCGCGAGACCGACCCTGCAATAAAGGAACTGCTGGCCGAGGTCAGCCTGGACCCGGAACTCGCCTCGCGCCGTCCCGCCGGATTGTCCGGAGGTCAGGCGCAGCGTGTCGCCATTGCCCGCGCGCTTGCGGCAGGGCCGCTACTGCTGGTTTGCGACGAAGCGACAAGCGCGCTCGACGTCACCGTCCAGGCGGAGGTGATGGCGCTGCTTTCACGGCTGCGGCGCGAGCGGAGGCTGTCGATGCTGTTCATCAGCCACGATCTGGCGCTGGTCCGGCAGCTCTGCCATCGCATCGTCGTGCTCGATCAGGGCCGGGTGGTGGAGGCGGGGCCAACGGGCGAGCTGCTGGCCAAGCCCCGATCCGACATCACGCAACGACTGATCGCCGCGTCGGCCTGACCTACTTGCAGTAGCTGGGCAGCTGGGCCGGCGCGCTGCCGCGAACGAGCCATGCGCCGTTTTCACTGCGATAGGCCTCTCCCGGCACGACGCGGGTCTGGAAAAGTTCGCACGCCGTCGCCGCCGCCACTTCCTGCACCGTCACGCCGCGCTTGGCGGCAAGATCGGTATAAAATGCCCGGCGCTTGATGTTGATGGCGTCCACGCGCGATTTGAGATCCCCCGCAGGGGATTTGGCAAAGCCCAGATAGCCGTCCGCCTGCTCGCCGACCACGCCTTGTGCGCGAGCCTGCTCCACCACCGGGTCCGCCGCCTGGGCCAGCGCACTGCCGCCGGCAGCGGCCGCGATCATCAGCGCCATCAGTAATTTGACAGGGCGTTTCATCAGAATACTCCCGGATTGGACTGGATCAGGTCCTGCACGTCCTTTTCGAGCCGGACGATCACTTCCTGGCGGATGTTGACGTTGAGATTGATCTCGATCGGCTTGTCCGGCGCGCGCACCTGCACACATCCCGAAAGCAGCACGGCAGCCGCAACCGGCGGCAGGAGAAGGCGTTTTTTCATAAGCCGCTGACTCGCATCCCTTTGCTCCATCGTCAATCTCGCTCGTTTCATCGCAGCTACTGGCTGTCTGGCGGCTGAACCGGAGCGCCGCCTTGCTCCGCATCCTCCGCCACCGGCGCCGCCTGGCGGACAGTGGTTCGAACCGTGCCTATCCGCTTGACGCATACACCCACTACATCTAGTGGCTGCCTTGTGGCGCGCGCCTGACTTTTCCTGCGGCTTGGTGCCACCCAAAGCGGTTGTAAAGGGTGGGGATTGTGGACGTTCTTGACCGCGACAAGCTGCCGTTCCCGAAATCCCTCCCCGAGTTCCAGCGGCTTTTCCCGGATGATGGCGCTTGCGCGTCCTGGCTTGAAAAAGCTCGCTGGCCTGATGGATTTGCGTGCCCACGCTGTGGCGTCGTCGGCGATCCGTTTCGTTTCACCACTCGGCCTGTCATCCTGATGTGCCGCTCGTGTCGCCGTCAGACCGGCCTGATGGTCGGCACGGCCATGGAACGAAGCCACATCCCGCTCAGCGTGTGGTTCTGGGCCGCTTACCTGGTTGCGAGTCAGACGACCGGCATATCTGCCGTCCAGTTGCAGCGCCAGCTTGGCCTGACCCGGTACGAGACGGCCTTTGGCCTGCTCCATAAACTGCGCGCCGCGATGGTGCGCCCCGATCAGGATCGGATCGGCGGGCAGAGCGGTCAGCATGTCGAGGTCGATGAGACCTGGATCGGCGGGCGAACGCGCGGCGAAGGCCGGGGAACCCACCACAAAACGCTGGTGGTCGCCGCCGTCGAAGTTCGTCACCGGGAGCCTGGCACTGGCCAGGACCGCCGCCGGAACGGACGCTATGCCGGAAGGGTTCGATTGGCCATCGGTGCAGACCGCAGTGCCGGTGCCCTTGGTGGCTTTGTACAGAGCGCGGTCGAGCCGGGAACGCTGGTCATCACCGATGATTGGAGCGGCTATAGCGGGTTGCAGGGCGGCGGTTACGACCATCACGCCATCGCCCAGTGTGGCGACCCGGAGGTGTCCGAAGAGTTCCTGCCCATCGTCCATCTGGTGTTCTCAAACCTCAAAGCGTGGCTCAACGGCATCCACCACGGCGTCAGCACCAAGCATCTGCAAGCCTACCTCAACGAGTTCACTTTCCGCTTCAATCGCCGCTTCTACCCGTTCAACGCCTTCCGATCCCTCCTCGGGATCGCCAGTGATATCGAGGCGCCGACCTTTGCCGAACTCTACTCAGGCCAATGGACCCACCATACCATATCTAGTGGGTGTATGCCTTAAGCGGATAGGCACGGTTCGAACGTCCGTAAACGATTCCGCGGTGTTCAGCAGCGCCCGGAACGGCGCGCGTATGGTGATGTTGAACTTGAACGGCAGCCCGGTCGCCTTCACCGGCAGCGAGGAGCCGGTCGGGTTGACCGGCTGCTGGTTCGATCCGTTGAAAAGCACGGTGCTGATGATCTCGCCATCCAGCTGGCCGTCCATCTCTATGATCAGCGCATTGTATTTCAGCGATTTGAGCGCGTCGAAGGCGAGCTTGCCCGCACCACCGATATCGGCTTCCGATACTTCGCCGACATAGGCGAGCGTCCCGCCGGGAGACCGGGCGATCAACCGCCCGCCCACGATCCGCCCGCCGTCGGCGTTGAACAGCAGCGGCAGCCTGCCGTCGAACAGGCCGGTCACCGCAAAGTTCCTGAAATCGAACTGCTGGATGAATTGCGCCGCATCCAGCCCTTCCACCCTGAGCGTGAAAATCCTGTCCGACGGCTTTGAGAAATCGAGCAAGGTCGGCTCCAGCACCAGCTCGCCGCCTGCGAACGGCCAGCGGCCTTCCTCCACCTTCACATGCTGGTCGGGCAGAAGCTCGTAGCGGATGACTCCATCCTTGACGCTGACGCCCGGGTTCATCTCGCCGATGGTGGCGACCTGGCCCGGCGGCGTCGACATGCCCAGCAGATCGTCAAAGACGATGCGGCCCTTGATGTTGTGGACCTGCCCGAACGCCGCCGACAGGCCGATGCCGTCGCTTTCGAACGCACCGTCGCTGGTGACGCCCTCCGGTGACCAGCGGATCTGCCCGCCGCCCTCTATTGCACCGCCCACATTGGCGATCACGCCCAGCGTCAGGGGGGTAAGCTCCTCGGGCTGGAGGTCGTCGCCGAAGACGAGGCGCGGCACGTCGAGATCGGCCTTGCCGCTTCCTTCCGACAGATTGTGGGTGAGGCTGACAAGCGCCAGTCGCCGGTCGTTTTTCGGGCGGGCGATAATGGCATCGCCCCGGATCACGCCATCTTCCAGCGCAAGTTTCACGTCGCGCGCCGATACCGGCTCGAACCGCCGTTCGTCCGCCGCGTCCCGGATGCGGGCTGAGGGCGCGCTTATGCCGAGAACGCCACCGCCATAGGTCCATCGCCCCTCCGCCTGGTCCAGGCGCAGCGGGACATTGACGATCCGGCCGCTTGCCCCGCCGAAGCTGCCCCGAAGGCCGTCCCGACCGGCCTCGGCGGTCAGTTCCGTCAAGTCCAGCCGGGTTTCGCCATCGGGCTGCTTCAGCGCCAGCGCCGCCGGCCCAAGCGCCAACCCGACGCGGGGCGCGGCCGTGCTGCCGCCAAAGCCGATTCGCACAGCCTCCGCATCGACCGAGAGCGGCGCGTCGCCGAGCCGCCCGCCAAACGCCAGCCGGGTCTTCATCCCGCCCGAAAGCCGTCCACCGGCATCGGCGGCAAAAAGCGTCTCGCCATGCTGTGCGCAGATGCGCAGACGCTCCTGCCCCAGCAGCACGCCTGCAAGCTCCAGCCGGTCGAACCCGGCCGTTGTGCAGCCGCCCGATGCCATGAGCCGCACCGCGCCCGCTGGCCCGAACCGCAGATCGACCGGAACCGCCAGGGCTTTGACGAACCCATGGCCAAGCGGCCCGTCCATCTTCAGTTCGGTCAGCAGCCGCCCGCTATTGTCCCGCCAGTCGAGCCGCCAGGGGCCGACGACCAGCCGCGCCGTGCCGGCCGAATAGGGTGCGACGCTGCCAAGCATTCGCCACCCATCGGGGGCGGGCCCCACGTCCAGCCGCATGTCCGGCAGTCCACCGCCCGACAGAACCGCGCGCCCATCCAGCCGGGGTGTTCCCTCCGGCCAGTTGAACGAAAAGGCCCTGCCGGTGGCGGTGAGGGCAGCACCGCTTGCCGATCGCATGCGCAGATTTGAAAGGCTGGCCCGGCCGGTGGCGCCCTGCATGGACAGCGCCATCTGCGCCGAGCCCCGGGATCGCCGCATCGCACCGCCGCCCGCCGCCGCGATCCGGGCGGCGACCGGGCCGGGCGGCAAACCGGCAAGCGCCCCCGCGCCTTCCTTCAAAGCCGCACCCCAGGCTCCGGGAGCGACGAGGTCTGACCAGGCTAATGCGCCGTCGAAGCCGAATCGCTTTTTTGCCGGAGCGAGATTGAATCCCCCGTTCAGCCTTGTCCGCGCGATGCTGCCGCCCTTGTACGCGAGGCGACGCACGGCAGCGTCGATCCGGCCTTCCACCGCGTCCATGGTTTCGGGGATAGAGGTGGACAGCAGCATTGCGCCGCGCCCGGCCTGAACCTCGCCGCACGATGCGGCGATCGTCCGGACGCGCCCGTCAAGCTCCACAACCCGATCCACCGCCATCAGGTTGAACAGGCCGCGGGTGCCCGCCACCCGGCAATCGGCCATCTGGAAGCGGGGAGCGGACAATGCCGCGCGCCCGTTGAACCCGTCGGCAAGATTGCCGCTGCCTTCGGCTGCGAGCCCCACGACACCCCCCGGTGTCGCCAGCATCATCCGGACGTTGCGCAGCCTCAGATCCAAGTCGGGCAGGCTGAAGGGACCGCCACTGGGCGCGGGACGCAGAAGGTCCAGCGTGCCGAGGCTCAATCCCTTTGAATCCAGCCGTCCGCGAACCAGCGTGTCTTCCAGCGCGACCGCGCCGATCCTTGCGCCGCCAAGACCCCAGGCCAGATCCACCTGCACCCGCGAGGCGACCAGATCGGGCGTGGCCGGATCACCGATCACCACGCCGGCCAGCGTCGCCCCCCCGGTGCTCAGCCTTGCTATCGCATAGGATGCGGGCACGCCCCGTCGCGCCAGCTCCCGGTCGATCAATTGCGTGGCGAGCGGTGCACGCTGCCACCACAGCGCGCCGACCCCGAGCGCGGTCAGGGCAACGCCGAGGGCAAGACCACGGCCACGCCGCCTTCCTGCAAGACGTCGCTGCGTTTCCCGGAATGTCATTGTAGACTCAAATTGTTGCGCCGCCGCAGTTTCCTGATCAAACTAGTGAAAGCCCAAGACCCGGCAAGGAAATTGTCGTTGCGGCCCCAGATCATTTGGGTAGACCGGCTTGCCTATGGGGCAGGAAACGGCTGAACATTCGGGACACCGGGCGCGCCTGCGCAAACGGTTGCTCGACGGCGGCGGCGAGGCGCTGCTCGAGCATGAGCTTCTGGAATATCTGCTTGCGCTCGCGCTTCCCCGGCGGGACACCAAGCCGCTGGCGAAAAGGCTGATCGCGCGTTTCGGAAGCTATGCGGCCGTCGTCTCCGCCTCTCCGGAAGAACTGGCGGGCGCGGGCGAACTGACGGAGGGGCTGATCGCGGCGATCAAGATCGCGCAGGCATCGGCGCTGCGCCTGCTGAAGGCGGGGGTCGACAAGCGCCCCGTGCTTGCAAGCTGGCAGGCGCTGCTCGACTATCTTCACGCCGACCTTGCCCACCGCCAGACGGAGGCGGTGCGGCTGCTGCTGCTCAACGCGCGCAACGTGCTGATCCGCGACGAGGTCGTGTCGGAAGGCTCAGTCGATCAGGCGGCCGTCTATGCGCGCGAAATCATCAGGCGTGCGCTCGAACATCACGCCTCGGCGCTGATCCTTGTCCACAACCACCCGAGCGGCGATCCCAAGCCCAGCCGGGACGACATCCAGATGACGCGAACCATTCTGGATGCCGCAAGGCTGCTGGGCATCGCCGTCCACGACCATGTCATCATAGGCCGCAGCGGCCATGCCAGTTTCAAGTCGCTGGGGCTGCTGTAGCCCCCGGTCAGCCGGCGACGGCCGATGCAAGCTCGTCCGGCGTGATCCGCCGATCGCCGTTCGTATCGGCCTTCAGGAACATGGTCCCGGTGGCGTTCAATACCTTCACGGCGGGAATGTTGGCGCGCTTGCTGGACTTCGTCTTCTCGACTTCGGCGCTCATGTCATTGCCCTGCTTGGCCATCACCCAGGTGCCGAACTCCAGCGGCGTGAGATAGCCCTTGCTGTCCTTGTCGAACGTCGCCCAGTCCGCGGGCGTCTGCGCGGCTTCCGGCGACATCCCGGGCGCGGACGCTTCGGGTGAAGCCGCAGGCGGCATGGCTTCGCCGGTGGTGGGCGGCGTTGCTTCGGGCGCGGGCATGGCGGGACCGGCCGGTGTTGCCGGATCGGCAGGCAAGGCGGACTCGCCCGGCGCGGCCGGACCCGCCGGTGCTGCCTCTGGTGCGGGCATGGCAGGATCGGCCGGCATCGTCGGCGGATCCTGCGGCATGGGCGCACCGGGCGATGTGGGATCGGCGGTTGCGGGCGGCATGGTCGGATCGGCCGGGACTTCCTGCGCATGGACAGGGGCGGCGATCATGAGCGCAAGGGCGCTGGCGGATAATAGCGTGCGGGTCATTACTCTCTCCTGCTGTTCCCGGAACGCGGCGCAATAACCCCCTGTTTCCTTACGTGGACGTTCCGAACGAACTGAACGGCCTCACCCCGTTAAGGTTCCTTAATGCTACCGCGCGTTGCGCACGTCTGGCGGCGGTGCTACGCGCTCCTCGCGTCATTTCCCTGCACTTCAAGCAGTTTCCGGAGGCTCTGATGATTCCCCGCTATTCCCGCCCTGAGATGGCCGCGATCTGGGAGCCGGAAACACGTTTCCGCATCTGGTTCGAGATCGAGGCGCATGCGACCGATGCGCTGGCCGAACTGGGCGTGGTGCCGAAAAGCGCGGCCAAGGCGCTGTGGGACTGGTGGGCGACGAACCCGGCGATCGACGTGGCGGCGATCGATGCGATCGAAGCAGTCACCAAGCATGACGTCATCGCCTTCCTCACCTGGGTGTCCGAGAATGTCGGGGATGAAGCGCGCTTCATGCATCAGGGCATGACCAGTTCGGACGTGCTGGATACCTGCCTTGCGGTGCAGCTCGCCCGCGCATCGGACATATTGCTTGCCGATCTGGACCGGCTGCTGGACGTGCTGAAGCGCCGCGCCCTTGAGCACAAGCTGACGCCTACCATCGGCCGCAGCCACGGCATCCATGCCGAACCGGTGACCTTCGGCCTGAAGCTGGTCGAAGCTTATGCCGAATTCGCCCGCTGCCGGAAGCGGATGGCGGCCGCGCGGGAGGAAATCGCCACCTGCGCAATCTCCGGCGCGGTCGGCACCTTCGCCAACATCGACCCGCGCGTCGAGGCGCATGTCGCCGGGAAGCTGGGCCTCGCCGTAGAGCCCGTCTCCACCCAGGTGATCCCGCGCGACCGGCACGCGATGTTCTTCGCTACGCTTGGGGTGATCGCCTCGTCGATCGAACGGCTGGCGACCGAGGTCCGACACCTCCAGCGAACCGAAGTGCTGGAGGCCGAGGAATATTTCTCGCCGGGCCAGAAAGGCTCGTCGGCGATGCCGCACAAGCGCAATCCGGTGCTGACGGAAAATCTCACCGGCCTCGCCCGCATGGTGCGGGGCTATGTCACCCCGGCGCTGGAGAATGTGGCGCTGTGGCACGAGCGCGACATCAGCCATTCGTCGGTGGAGCGCTATATCGGCCCGGACGCAACCATCACGCTTGATTTCGCGCTCCAGCGGCTCACGGGCGTTATCGACAAGCTGCTCGTCTACCCGGAGCGGATGGGCAAAAACCTCGACCGCATGGGCGGCCTTGTCCACTCGCAGCGGGTTCTGCTGGCGTTGACCCAGGCGGGCGTCAGCCGCGAGGACTCCTACCGGCTTGTCCAGCGCAATGCGATGAAGGTCTGGGAATCGGACGGCGCGCTCTCGCTGCTCGACCTGCTGAAAGCGGACCCCGAGGTCACGGCCGCCCTGTCGCCGCAGGAGCTGGAGGAGAAGTTCGACCTTGGCTATCATCTGAAGCACGTCGACACGATTTTCGCGCGCGTCTTTGGAGATTGAGGCCGGGCCGGCAGGTGGACAGGCAGATTGAAGCGCCTATATCTTAAGGCATGACCTCTCCCGATCCTTCAAGCTTCTTCTATCGCAACAGCGACCTTGATTCCGCGCGCATCGGGGGCCTCGTCGGCTCCGCGCTGGCGGGGTGCGACGACGGCGAGCTGTATCTGCAATATGGCGTGTCGGAAAGCTTCGGCTTTGATGACGGACGGCTGAAGAACGCCAGTTTCGACACGCAGCAGGGTTTTGGCCTGCGCGGCCTGAACGGCGAAACCACCGGCTTTGCCCACGCCAATGAACTGTCGGAAAGCGCCATCCGGCGTGCAGCCGAAACCGTGAAGCTGGTGGCGCAGGGGCATGGCGGCGAGATCGCGCTTGCACCGCCACGCACCAATGCCCGGCTCTACACCGACGAAAACCCGCTGGAGCTGGTGCCATTTGCTCGCAAAGTCGCACTTTGCCAGCAGATCGACGCGGCGGCGCGGGCGCGCGACCCCAGGGTGGCGCAGGTCTCGGTCGGCCTGTCCGGCTCCTGGCAAGTGATCGAGATCGTGCGGCCGGACGGGTTCGTCGCGCGCGACATCCGCCCTCTGGTGCGGCTCAACGTGTCGATCGTCGCCGAACAGAACGGCCGCCGGGAATCCGGATTTCACGGGCTGGGCGGCCGCTGGCTCTATGACCGGCTGTTCGAGCCCGCGACATGGAATCGCGCCATCGATATCGCCCTTGAGCAGGCGCTCATCAATCTGGAATCGATCCCCGCCCCGGCGGGCGAGATGACGGTCGTGCTCGGCCCCGGCTGGCCCGGCGTGCTGCTGCACGAGGCGGTGGGCCATGGACTGGAGGGCGATTTCAACCGCAAGGGCTCATCGGCCTTCTCCGGGCTGATCGGCGAGCGCGTGGCCGCACCGGGCGTGACGGTGATCGACGACGGCGCCATCGAAGGACGGCGCGGATCGCTGACCATCGATGACGAGGGCACGCCGACGCAGCGCAACGTGCTGATCGAGGACGGCATATTGAAGGGCTATATCCAGGACAGGCTCAACGCCCGGCTGATGGGCGTGGCCCCCACCGGCAACGGCCGCCGGGAAAGCTATGCCCATGCGCCCATGCCGCGCATGACCAACACCTTCATGCTTGGCGGCAGTGACGACCCCGGCGAAATCCTGAGCCGCGCGAAAAAGGGCATCTTCGCGAAGAGCTTTGGCGGCGGGCAGGTCGACATCACCAGCGGCAAGTTCGTCTTTTCCTGCACCGAAGCCTATATGATCGAGAACGGCCGCCTCGGCGCACC contains the following coding sequences:
- a CDS encoding ABC transporter permease is translated as MRGAALVLGGMLLAALVGPLFLAWPHDVIDWNAISAGMGAPGHLLGTDNVGRDLLARTLIGTRVTLGVALAAALVSLLIGGLWGATAGWIGGRTDEAMMRFVDALYALPFMFIVIVLMVLFGRSILLVFIGIGAVEWLTMARIVRGQTMALKQRGFVTAAEAAGAPGRLIVARHILPNLAGVAFAYLMLTVPQVVMVESFLSFLGLGVQEPLTSLGILVKEGADQMEFRPHTLLVPGAVLVAILICLMLLGERLRERFAA
- a CDS encoding YdbL family protein, producing the protein MKRPVKLLMALMIAAAAGGSALAQAADPVVEQARAQGVVGEQADGYLGFAKSPAGDLKSRVDAINIKRRAFYTDLAAKRGVTVQEVAAATACELFQTRVVPGEAYRSENGAWLVRGSAPAQLPSYCK
- a CDS encoding EF-hand domain-containing protein, which codes for MTRTLLSASALALMIAAPVHAQEVPADPTMPPATADPTSPGAPMPQDPPTMPADPAMPAPEAAPAGPAAPGESALPADPATPAGPAMPAPEATPPTTGEAMPPAASPEASAPGMSPEAAQTPADWATFDKDSKGYLTPLEFGTWVMAKQGNDMSAEVEKTKSSKRANIPAVKVLNATGTMFLKADTNGDRRITPDELASAVAG
- a CDS encoding ABC transporter permease; translation: MGGLILRRLLTGLPTLLLVVALSFMLMRIAPGGPFDGERALDPATRAALASRYGLDKPLGEQFLSYIGGLLRGDFGPSMVYRDFSVTSLVAHGLPVSLTLGALALALALSIGIPLGCWAAWRRTGGADRSVLVTATLLNAVPTFVTAPLLVLVFGLALGWLPVSGWRDNGPAALILPSVALALPTLGAVMKLTRSGLADVLDQDFIRTARAKGLSPAVILRRHALRPALMPVVSYLGPAAAGLLTGAVVIETVFSLPGLGRYFVQGALNRDYPLVLGVVVLYAALIILFNLIADLIYGWLDPRVRTG
- a CDS encoding IS1595 family transposase; the encoded protein is MDVLDRDKLPFPKSLPEFQRLFPDDGACASWLEKARWPDGFACPRCGVVGDPFRFTTRPVILMCRSCRRQTGLMVGTAMERSHIPLSVWFWAAYLVASQTTGISAVQLQRQLGLTRYETAFGLLHKLRAAMVRPDQDRIGGQSGQHVEVDETWIGGRTRGEGRGTHHKTLVVAAVEVRHREPGTGQDRRRNGRYAGRVRLAIGADRSAGALGGFVQSAVEPGTLVITDDWSGYSGLQGGGYDHHAIAQCGDPEVSEEFLPIVHLVFSNLKAWLNGIHHGVSTKHLQAYLNEFTFRFNRRFYPFNAFRSLLGIASDIEAPTFAELYSGQWTHHTISSGCMP
- the radC gene encoding RadC family protein, yielding MGQETAEHSGHRARLRKRLLDGGGEALLEHELLEYLLALALPRRDTKPLAKRLIARFGSYAAVVSASPEELAGAGELTEGLIAAIKIAQASALRLLKAGVDKRPVLASWQALLDYLHADLAHRQTEAVRLLLLNARNVLIRDEVVSEGSVDQAAVYAREIIRRALEHHASALILVHNHPSGDPKPSRDDIQMTRTILDAARLLGIAVHDHVIIGRSGHASFKSLGLL
- the purB gene encoding adenylosuccinate lyase, giving the protein MIPRYSRPEMAAIWEPETRFRIWFEIEAHATDALAELGVVPKSAAKALWDWWATNPAIDVAAIDAIEAVTKHDVIAFLTWVSENVGDEARFMHQGMTSSDVLDTCLAVQLARASDILLADLDRLLDVLKRRALEHKLTPTIGRSHGIHAEPVTFGLKLVEAYAEFARCRKRMAAAREEIATCAISGAVGTFANIDPRVEAHVAGKLGLAVEPVSTQVIPRDRHAMFFATLGVIASSIERLATEVRHLQRTEVLEAEEYFSPGQKGSSAMPHKRNPVLTENLTGLARMVRGYVTPALENVALWHERDISHSSVERYIGPDATITLDFALQRLTGVIDKLLVYPERMGKNLDRMGGLVHSQRVLLALTQAGVSREDSYRLVQRNAMKVWESDGALSLLDLLKADPEVTAALSPQELEEKFDLGYHLKHVDTIFARVFGD
- a CDS encoding YdbH domain-containing protein; the protein is MTFRETQRRLAGRRRGRGLALGVALTALGVGALWWQRAPLATQLIDRELARRGVPASYAIARLSTGGATLAGVVIGDPATPDLVASRVQVDLAWGLGGARIGAVALEDTLVRGRLDSKGLSLGTLDLLRPAPSGGPFSLPDLDLRLRNVRMMLATPGGVVGLAAEGSGNLADGFNGRAALSAPRFQMADCRVAGTRGLFNLMAVDRVVELDGRVRTIAASCGEVQAGRGAMLLSTSIPETMDAVEGRIDAAVRRLAYKGGSIARTRLNGGFNLAPAKKRFGFDGALAWSDLVAPGAWGAALKEGAGALAGLPPGPVAARIAAAGGGAMRRSRGSAQMALSMQGATGRASLSNLRMRSASGAALTATGRAFSFNWPEGTPRLDGRAVLSGGGLPDMRLDVGPAPDGWRMLGSVAPYSAGTARLVVGPWRLDWRDNSGRLLTELKMDGPLGHGFVKALAVPVDLRFGPAGAVRLMASGGCTTAGFDRLELAGVLLGQERLRICAQHGETLFAADAGGRLSGGMKTRLAFGGRLGDAPLSVDAEAVRIGFGGSTAAPRVGLALGPAALALKQPDGETRLDLTELTAEAGRDGLRGSFGGASGRIVNVPLRLDQAEGRWTYGGGVLGISAPSARIRDAADERRFEPVSARDVKLALEDGVIRGDAIIARPKNDRRLALVSLTHNLSEGSGKADLDVPRLVFGDDLQPEELTPLTLGVIANVGGAIEGGGQIRWSPEGVTSDGAFESDGIGLSAAFGQVHNIKGRIVFDDLLGMSTPPGQVATIGEMNPGVSVKDGVIRYELLPDQHVKVEEGRWPFAGGELVLEPTLLDFSKPSDRIFTLRVEGLDAAQFIQQFDFRNFAVTGLFDGRLPLLFNADGGRIVGGRLIARSPGGTLAYVGEVSEADIGGAGKLAFDALKSLKYNALIIEMDGQLDGEIISTVLFNGSNQQPVNPTGSSLPVKATGLPFKFNITIRAPFRALLNTAESFTDVRTVPIRLRHTPTRYGMVGPLA
- a CDS encoding ATP-binding cassette domain-containing protein, giving the protein MTVYAVDGLSVRFDERRVVEGLSFSVAAGECLALVGESGSGKSQACLAPFGLSRGTAEGSAVLMGEQLIGLPEARLRPLRGKGAGFVFQQPLSALTPHLRISAQLAESMGTHDRQRLAGALDDVGIDRPEERLRQYPHQLSGGQRQRVMIAMAVAHDPRLLIADEPTTALDAMVRREILRLIDRLRAEKGLAVILVSHDLGLVADHADRMLVMRRGGMVEEGPAARLLTAPSTDYARALANAAPRMDSPAPDLPPVGEALLEARGVRVSFRRPCWRGGWFDAVSDAALDIRIGEAVALVGGSGSGKSTLARAIGGLGPMQAGEVQWQGRLLGQRGQIAFADRRGIQLVAQDPVDSLDPRWNAARSVAEGLNPLHPPRETDPAIKELLAEVSLDPELASRRPAGLSGGQAQRVAIARALAAGPLLLVCDEATSALDVTVQAEVMALLSRLRRERRLSMLFISHDLALVRQLCHRIVVLDQGRVVEAGPTGELLAKPRSDITQRLIAASA
- a CDS encoding YnbE family lipoprotein; the encoded protein is MKKRLLLPPVAAAVLLSGCVQVRAPDKPIEINLNVNIRQEVIVRLEKDVQDLIQSNPGVF